Proteins from a genomic interval of Papaver somniferum cultivar HN1 chromosome 4, ASM357369v1, whole genome shotgun sequence:
- the LOC113273363 gene encoding erlin-2-B-like: protein MSEKICSVDAYYRGYDIGNHFNEYAGFDCDYSLYPNKDAQYHFFRHYLKPDVPQEELIDIVWKTWIGGAPRPPLQGGDAGDTSFILTVLIAFIAIAALILIPASLSASNSTFSILHQVLEGHVGVYWRGGALLKTITDPGFHLKMPLITQFEPVQVTLQTDQVKDIPCGTKGGVMIYFEKIEVVNRLRKDYVYETLLNYGVQYDKLWIYDKIHHEINHFCSAQSLHQVYIDKFDQIDENMKEALQVDCTRYAPGIEILSVRVTKPTIPQSIRRNFELMEEEHSKVLISVEQQAVAEKEAETQRKIALADAEKRWQVSKIHMEQMLSEKASAQRQEEIDNQMYLAREKSLADANYYKVIKEAEANKLKLTPEFLELNFIQTIANNSKIFFGDKV, encoded by the exons ATGTCGGAAAAGATATGTAGCGTTGATGCATA CTACAGAGGCTATGATATTGGAAACCACTTCAATGAATATGCAGGATTTGATTGTGACTATAGCTT GTACCCCAATAAGGATGCACAATATCATTTCTTTAGGCATTATTTGAAGCCTGACGTACCACAAGAG GAGTTGATTGATATTGTTTGGAAGACATGGATTGGAGGAGCACCTCGACCTCCTCTTCAAGGCGGCGATGCTGGAGATACATCTTTCATTCTCACTGTTCTAATTGCTTTCATCGCAATCGCTGCTCTG ATATTGATTCCAGCATCATTGTCAGCATCAAACAGCACTTTCTCGATTTTACATCAGGTCCTGGAAGGTCATGTTGGGGTATACTGGAGAGGGGGTGCCCTTCTCAAAACAATTACTGATCCAG GTTTTCATTTGAAGATGCCATTGATAACTCAATTTGAGCCCGTCCAGGTGACTCTCCAGACAGATCAGGTGAAGGATATTCCATGTGGTACAAAGGGTGGTGTTATGATATACTTTGAAAAGATCGAG GTTGTTAATCGTCTTCGTAAAGACTATGTGTACGAGACTCTGCTCAACTACGGCGTACAGTATGACAAACTATGGATTTATGATAAGATTCATCACGAGATCAATCATTTCTGCAGTGCCCAATCCCTTCACCAAGTTTACATTGACAAGTTTGATCAG ATAgatgaaaatatgaaagaagctCTGCAGGTTGACTGCACACGGTATGCCCCAGGCATTGAAATTCTAAGCGTGCGTGTCACTAAACCCACTATCCCACAATCTATAAGGCGCAATTTTGAGCTAATGGAGGAGGAGCACTCCAAG GTGTTGATTTCTGTTGAGCAACAAGCGGTAGCTGAAAAAGAAGCTGAGACACAGAGAAAGATTGCTTTAGCAGATGCCGAGAAGCGTTGGCAGGTTAGCAAGATTCACATGGAACAGATGCTGAGTGAGAAAGCTAGTGCCCAGAGGCAAGAGGAAATTGATAATCAGATGTACTTGGCCCGTGAGAAAAGCTTGGCAGATGCCAACTACTATAA agtGATAAAAGAAGCCGAAGCAAACAAGTTGAAGCTTACACCCGAGTTCCTTGAGCTCAATTTTATTCAAACCATTGCAAACAACTCTAAAATCTTCTTTGGAGACAAGGTCTGA